Proteins encoded within one genomic window of Setaria italica strain Yugu1 chromosome IV, Setaria_italica_v2.0, whole genome shotgun sequence:
- the LOC101771864 gene encoding uncharacterized protein LOC101771864, with the protein MDDGRRYSALTKLGFGALAFNSVVALYNSWGGAGSAAFVLAADAALVLLFLCLREFERTRGGAARDRNIIKAAVWALATLLTAMFASRVAPLMPPVIGTAVWIVAVATVAGGFWAFFLN; encoded by the coding sequence ATGGACGACGGCCGGCGCTATTCCGCTCTGACCAAGCTAGGCTTCGGCGCCCTGGCCTTCAACTCGGTGGTCGCCCTCTACAACTCGTGGGGCGGCGCGGGCTCCGCCGCCTtcgtgctcgccgccgacgccgccctcgTCCTCCTATTCCTCTGCCTCCGCGAGTTCGAGCgcacccgcggcggcgcggccagggACAGGAATATCATCAAGGCCGCGGTGTGGGCGCTCGCGACGCTGCTCACCGCGATGTTCGCGTcgagggtggcgccgctgatgccgCCCGTCATCGGCACGGCCGTCTGGATCGTGGCCGTCGCCACGGTCGCCGGGGGGTTTTGGGCGTTCTTCCTTAATTAA